A genome region from Christensenella minuta includes the following:
- the lpdA gene encoding dihydrolipoyl dehydrogenase produces the protein MKSYDIAVIGGGPAGYLAAERAAETGKKVLLAEKRTVGGVCLNEGCIPTKAFLYSAKIFEYEAHKGKDLGLCCENAALDHAKVLARKQTVVNTLVGGVSSALARKKVDVVQAEAGLRREERGFAILCGRESFFAEKVLLATGSEPVIPNIPGVAGGIGDGSVLTSRDILDLQELPEKLVIVGAGVIGLEMAAYFSIAGSKVTVVEMLKQVGGPIDTDLSGALQRHLEKTGIEFVLGSKVFDVSGKTAHVETPSGVRELPYDKLLMCVGRKPSLHIPGLSGMNLCMEHGAVVTDLHCETNIPNLFAAGDVNGKCMLAHVAYREAETAVNNMTGTPDEMDYSAVPGVIYAQPEAAFCGLTEQQAAAQGINPVIKKAAINLSGRHIAEYGMSDGFCKLVLDQRGQTILGASLFCAYASEIVYSLALIIQNKIPVKSIKKTIFPHPTVCEIVRETLFI, from the coding sequence ATGAAATCATATGATATTGCCGTGATCGGCGGCGGCCCTGCCGGATATCTCGCGGCGGAGCGCGCGGCCGAAACCGGGAAAAAAGTTCTCCTTGCGGAGAAGCGGACGGTCGGAGGCGTGTGCCTCAACGAAGGATGCATTCCCACCAAAGCTTTCCTTTACTCCGCAAAAATATTTGAATACGAAGCCCATAAAGGCAAAGACCTTGGTCTTTGCTGTGAAAATGCAGCGCTTGACCACGCCAAGGTGCTTGCCCGCAAGCAAACGGTGGTAAACACACTCGTCGGCGGCGTATCCTCCGCCCTTGCGCGTAAAAAGGTCGACGTTGTACAGGCGGAAGCGGGGCTGCGCAGGGAAGAACGCGGATTCGCCATCCTGTGCGGCAGGGAATCCTTCTTTGCGGAAAAAGTCCTGCTCGCGACCGGTTCCGAACCTGTTATCCCCAATATTCCCGGCGTTGCGGGCGGTATCGGAGACGGTTCGGTACTCACCAGCCGCGATATTTTGGACCTTCAGGAGCTTCCAGAAAAGCTCGTCATTGTGGGTGCGGGCGTCATCGGCCTCGAGATGGCCGCTTATTTCAGTATTGCCGGCAGCAAAGTCACCGTTGTCGAAATGCTGAAACAGGTCGGCGGCCCAATCGACACCGACCTTTCCGGCGCGCTGCAAAGGCACTTGGAAAAAACGGGGATCGAGTTTGTGCTGGGCAGCAAGGTCTTTGACGTATCCGGGAAAACCGCGCATGTCGAAACACCCTCGGGTGTCCGGGAACTCCCTTATGATAAGCTCCTGATGTGTGTGGGAAGAAAACCATCCCTGCATATCCCGGGGCTGTCCGGTATGAACCTTTGTATGGAACACGGCGCTGTCGTTACAGATTTACACTGCGAAACCAATATACCAAACCTGTTTGCGGCGGGCGACGTCAACGGAAAGTGTATGCTCGCACACGTTGCCTACCGGGAAGCTGAAACGGCGGTAAACAACATGACAGGGACGCCCGACGAGATGGATTATTCCGCAGTGCCCGGCGTGATCTATGCGCAGCCCGAAGCCGCCTTCTGCGGCCTTACGGAACAGCAGGCAGCCGCCCAGGGAATAAATCCGGTGATAAAAAAGGCTGCGATCAACCTAAGCGGCCGGCACATTGCAGAATACGGTATGAGTGACGGCTTCTGCAAACTGGTTCTGGACCAAAGAGGGCAAACAATCCTGGGCGCGTCGCTGTTCTGCGCATATGCTTCCGAGATCGTCTATTCCCTTGCGCTGATCATTCAGAACAAAATTCCGGTAAAAAGCATCAAAAAAACGATCTTTCCCCATCCAACAGTTTGTGAGATCGTCCGCGAAACGCTTTTCATTTAA